From Microbacterium sp. YJN-G, a single genomic window includes:
- the ileS gene encoding isoleucine--tRNA ligase, translated as MTYPRPSTSPSTSSGQATGTQSAFGPAAVTPSPRFPEIETEVLDFWKTDDTFRASIAQREGADEWVFYDGPPFANGLPHYGHLLTGYAKDVFPRFQTMLGKKVDRVFGWDTHGLPAELEAMKQLGITEKSEIEAMGIDVFNTKARDSVLTYTREWQDYVTRQARWVDFERGYKTLDLGYMESVLWAFKTLYDKGLAYEGYRVLPYCWRDETPLSAHELRMDDDVYKDRQDPSVTVTFPLVGVKAETLGLTAVRALAWTTTPWTLPTNLALVVGPEIEYVVLPGGPNGAADIVPGDDPAESDAHRYLLARDLLGGYAKDLGYESADEALAAVEQSVLGKELEDVAYDHLFDYYADAETWGTENAWRILVDDYVTTTDGTGIVHQAPAYGEDDQRVTNAAGIPTIISLDDGGRFLPSVTDVAGELWMDANTPLIRLLRAAGRMLREQSYVHSYPHCWRCRNPLIYKAVSSWFIRVTDIKDRLLANNEQITWVPENVKHGQFGKWLEGARDWSISRNRYWGSPIPIWKSDDPEYPRVDAYGSLEELERDFGTLPRNPEGEVDLHRPYIDDLTRPNPDDPTGKSTMRRIEDVFDVWFDSGSMPYAQVHYPFENQEWFDSHSPADFIVEYIGQTRGWFYVMHVLSTALFDRPAFTGVSCHGIVLGSDGYKMSKSLRNYPDVSEVLDRDGSDAMRWFLMSSSVLRGGNLAVTEEGIRAGVREFLLPLWNSWYFFATYANASGDGYEATWRTDSTDVLDRYILARLGDLVREVRDDLEGLDSTTASARLRDFVEVLTNWYIRRSRDRFWTGVTDDPKSREAFDTLYTVLETLTRVAAPLVPLISERIWQGLTGGRSVHLTDWPDAAAFPAADDVRDAMDAVRELSSVGNALRKKEKRRVRLPLARLTVVSPLAGDLAQFEGIVREELNVKTVELVQLGESTAADYGISHRLSVNARAAGPRLGKEVQKVIRAAKEGFWTEQDGVVTADGIVLEPSEYELVLETTGRPEGEALALVPGGGFLLLDTQTTPELEAEGMARDAIRVVQEARKNAGLDVSDRIVLALNVSPELAGALQAHSALIAGETLAVGFAVQPTDEMDELVKNVTSPGDGVFRSGVTAIGSQKAPIIVTIDSNVEGESDV; from the coding sequence ATGACCTACCCGCGCCCTTCGACAAGCCCTTCGACAAGCTCAGGGCAGGCAACAGGGACCCAGTCCGCATTCGGCCCGGCCGCCGTCACCCCGAGCCCGCGCTTTCCCGAGATCGAGACCGAGGTGCTCGACTTCTGGAAGACGGATGACACCTTCCGGGCCTCGATCGCGCAGCGTGAGGGTGCAGACGAGTGGGTCTTCTACGACGGCCCTCCGTTCGCCAACGGCCTGCCGCACTACGGGCACCTCCTCACCGGGTACGCCAAGGACGTCTTCCCGCGGTTCCAGACCATGCTCGGCAAGAAGGTCGACCGCGTCTTCGGCTGGGACACCCACGGACTTCCCGCCGAGCTCGAGGCGATGAAGCAGCTCGGCATCACCGAGAAGAGCGAGATCGAGGCCATGGGCATCGACGTCTTCAACACGAAGGCGCGCGACTCGGTGCTCACCTACACCCGCGAATGGCAGGACTACGTCACCCGCCAGGCCCGCTGGGTCGACTTCGAGCGCGGGTACAAGACCCTCGACCTCGGCTACATGGAGAGCGTGCTCTGGGCGTTCAAGACGCTCTACGACAAGGGCCTCGCCTACGAGGGCTACCGCGTGCTGCCGTACTGCTGGCGCGATGAGACACCGCTGAGCGCCCACGAGCTGCGCATGGACGACGACGTCTACAAGGACCGTCAGGACCCCTCGGTCACCGTCACCTTCCCGCTGGTCGGGGTCAAGGCCGAGACCCTCGGCCTCACGGCCGTGCGGGCCCTCGCCTGGACGACCACGCCCTGGACCCTGCCCACCAACCTTGCGCTCGTCGTCGGCCCCGAGATCGAGTATGTCGTGCTTCCCGGCGGCCCGAACGGCGCCGCCGACATCGTGCCCGGTGACGACCCGGCCGAGAGCGACGCGCACCGCTACCTGCTGGCCCGCGACCTGCTCGGCGGCTACGCCAAGGATCTCGGCTACGAGTCGGCCGACGAGGCGCTCGCCGCGGTCGAGCAGTCCGTCCTCGGCAAGGAGCTCGAGGACGTCGCCTACGACCACCTCTTCGACTACTACGCGGATGCCGAGACCTGGGGCACCGAGAACGCCTGGCGCATCCTCGTCGACGACTACGTGACCACCACCGACGGCACCGGCATCGTCCACCAGGCGCCGGCCTACGGCGAGGACGACCAGCGCGTGACCAACGCCGCCGGCATCCCGACGATCATCTCGCTCGACGACGGCGGCCGGTTCCTGCCGAGCGTCACGGACGTGGCCGGCGAGCTGTGGATGGACGCCAACACACCGCTGATCCGCCTGCTGCGGGCCGCGGGACGGATGCTGCGCGAGCAGAGCTACGTGCACTCCTACCCGCACTGCTGGCGCTGCCGGAACCCCCTGATCTACAAGGCCGTGTCGAGCTGGTTCATCCGCGTGACCGACATCAAGGACCGCCTTCTCGCGAACAACGAGCAGATCACCTGGGTGCCGGAGAACGTCAAGCACGGCCAGTTCGGCAAGTGGCTCGAAGGCGCCCGCGATTGGTCGATCAGCCGCAACCGGTACTGGGGCTCGCCGATCCCGATCTGGAAGAGCGACGACCCCGAGTACCCGCGCGTCGACGCGTACGGCTCGCTGGAGGAGCTCGAGCGCGACTTCGGCACCCTGCCGCGCAACCCCGAGGGCGAGGTCGACCTGCACCGTCCGTACATCGACGACCTCACGCGTCCGAACCCCGACGACCCGACCGGCAAGTCCACGATGCGCCGCATCGAGGACGTCTTCGACGTGTGGTTCGACTCGGGTTCGATGCCCTACGCGCAGGTGCACTACCCGTTCGAGAACCAGGAGTGGTTCGACTCGCACTCGCCGGCGGACTTCATCGTCGAGTACATCGGGCAGACGCGCGGCTGGTTCTACGTCATGCACGTGCTTTCGACCGCGCTGTTCGACCGTCCGGCGTTCACCGGCGTGAGCTGCCACGGCATCGTGCTCGGCAGCGACGGCTACAAGATGTCGAAGTCGCTGCGCAACTATCCCGACGTCAGCGAGGTGCTCGACCGGGACGGCTCGGATGCCATGCGCTGGTTCCTGATGTCGAGCTCGGTGCTGCGCGGCGGCAACCTCGCCGTCACCGAGGAGGGCATCCGTGCCGGCGTGCGCGAGTTCCTGCTGCCGCTGTGGAACTCGTGGTACTTCTTCGCCACGTACGCGAATGCGTCCGGCGACGGCTACGAGGCGACCTGGCGCACCGACTCCACCGATGTGCTCGACCGGTACATCCTGGCCCGCCTGGGCGACCTCGTCCGCGAGGTGCGCGACGACCTGGAGGGGCTGGATTCGACCACGGCATCCGCTCGTCTGCGTGATTTCGTCGAGGTGCTGACCAACTGGTACATCCGCCGCTCGCGCGACCGGTTCTGGACGGGCGTGACCGACGACCCGAAGAGCCGTGAGGCGTTCGACACGCTCTACACCGTGCTCGAGACCCTCACCCGGGTGGCGGCCCCGCTGGTGCCGCTCATCAGCGAGCGCATCTGGCAGGGCCTGACCGGCGGGCGCAGCGTGCACCTGACCGACTGGCCGGACGCCGCGGCGTTCCCCGCCGCCGACGACGTGCGCGACGCGATGGATGCCGTGCGCGAGCTCTCCAGCGTCGGCAACGCGCTGCGCAAGAAGGAGAAGCGGCGGGTGCGCCTGCCGCTGGCCCGTCTCACGGTCGTCTCGCCGCTCGCCGGCGACCTGGCGCAGTTCGAGGGCATCGTGCGCGAGGAGCTGAACGTGAAGACCGTCGAGCTCGTGCAGCTCGGCGAGAGCACAGCCGCCGACTACGGCATCAGCCACCGGCTGAGCGTGAACGCCCGCGCCGCCGGCCCGCGCCTGGGCAAGGAGGTGCAGAAGGTCATCCGCGCCGCCAAGGAGGGATTCTGGACCGAGCAGGACGGGGTCGTGACCGCCGACGGCATCGTCCTCGAGCCCAGCGAGTACGAGCTGGTGCTCGAGACCACCGGCCGTCCCGAGGGGGAGGCTCTCGCCCTCGTCCCGGGAGGCGGGTTCCTGCTGCTGGACACGCAGACCACGCCCGAGCTCGAGGCCGAGGGCATGGCCCGCGACGCCATCCGGGTCGTGCAGGAGGCCCGCAAGAACGCGGGACTCGATGTCAGCGACCGCATCGTGCTCGCGCTCAACGTGTCGCCGGAGCTCGCCGGGGCGCTGCAGGCGCACAGTGCTCTGATCGCGGGGGAGACCCTGGCCGTCGGGTTCGCCGTGCAGCCGACCGACGAGATGGACGAGCTGGTGAAGAACGTCACCAGCCCCGGCGACGGGGTCTTCCGCAGCGGCGTCACGGCGATCGGATCGCAGAAGGCACCGATCATCGTCACGATCGACTCGAACGTCGAGGGGGAATCGGATGTCTGA